tttaaaaaaagttatttttaaaaaaaaccctaattatttaTACATGTTCTTTAAATTACaatcatctaaataattttgCTATATGCGGGTTAATACGCTAGTTGTATTCATTGGAAACTTAAGGTATACTATTATGAGGTTATGAGTAATGTGTTTATGTTTGTTGTCTATGCACACTAAGTATGTTTGTACCAAAACTTGAAAATAACTATAGGCAAACAGTATGACGAAAGCTAGAAACGGTAATTGTACATTATAGATGGTGACATGCGCAAAAGATacgaaaaagaagaaaacaaaaacaaatgataATACAGGGTATGACGTGGCAAAACTTAGTGGACACCACGTCACCATCTATAATATACCATTACCGTATCTAGCTTTCGTGAGACTGTTTGTCTATTTTTAATTAGTCTTTTGGTTCATGTttttaaccaattttttttctttttggaattttactactttgagttttattttttggtttagggtttttttagTCATGCGTTTTAactaatgtttatttttttcattagcttattattattattattatttaatatattttcctattaaaaatttaaaatgaatatagtaataataatatgttaaaaggcaaaaagaaaaaagaaagaaaaagaaagggcaAACGGGCTTTGTGTTGACTAACATAAATGAGAGAGGCAGAGTAAACAAGAGATCCATAGATCTACTCCCTCCCTCCCTGTAACAAACAATTTAATGCATGTAACcgccctctctctctctcacacacacacccaCCTATACATACaacctatacatacacacaaCACTCACACTTTCTGTTAAATAACGacgaaaaaaaatatatatatattattcattgATTCTCATAAaataatacacacactaaaaatcCTTTTTGATTTCTGCAAGTCAAAATCCGCTGACTGACTTACTCTCTTTTACTGTTTCTGTTTATTCATCAAACTTCTTCAACTTTTTCaggtatatctatatctatatctatatctatttcttcttcattattatcattgttattattatcattagtgATTCTTTAAGAAATCTAGGCCAAGAATgtttaaagatttatatatatatatatatatatgttttcatcATGTTATTGATCAATTTTGAGTTAGTTATATTCatcaatatatacaaaatatatgtatctGTGTATGTATATACAGGGTTTAGTTCTTCAAACCCCAGGTATATGATTAATGATTGAacttatacacacacacacatatatatatataaaggctAATTTGGGTCTGCAtttttatattatgattaaatgGGAAATTAATTGGATAGATAATGATGaatttattattgtatatacTTGCAGTATATTGTGTGATATGGAAAATAATCAGTTGAATATTGGCCGGCCACTTTTGTCGGTGAGGCGGGTTCCAGCCTCACCGAAGAATGAGTATAAAAGAAACGAAAATCGGGTTCCAGTTAGGCCAATGATGGAATCTTGTTTAAGTAATTTGAATGTAGATCCAATGATGAACACAGGGAGTGTTCCTTTTGGGTGGGAGCATAGTCCTGGAAAACCCAAGAATAATAATAAGCAAGTTCAGAAAAAGGAAGACTCTCCTGGCCTTCCTAAGCTTCCTCCTGGTTGGTTTTTTAAACCGAAAAAGAAAGAGTTGGATATTAGCGTGCCTACGTTGACTAGGTTTGAAAGTGTGGCATCAGTGTCGAAACAAAGTTCTGATTCGATGAATGATCATGGTGATGAAGATAACGATGCAGATGATGAAAGTGAAACGTTTATGGATGCACTTGATACACTTTCAAGGGGTGAAACGTCTTTTTATAATTGTAGTGTGAGTGGTGTAAGTGGAACTGGGTCAGAAGTGAAACCGTCTGGGATTCGTCCGGATGATCCAAAACTGCGTGAATTCATGATGGGTCGGTTTATTCCTGCTGCAAAGGCGATGGTGACAGATGTTCCTCAACATACTTTCAAGAAACCCGTTGTAAAAGAGATGCCACGAGAGGTCAAGAAGTTAGTGAATGTGGATAGTGagaagcagcagcagcagcttaGATATGGACCTAACTTTTTGGAGGATGTTGCTCATGATAAAGAAAAAGTTGATTCTGATAGTGATTCTGATTATCATGAACATGGAAATCACTCGTTTAAATTTTGTGGACTAATACCCAGTTTTCGTTCTTCAAATCCTGTTCATGGAATGTGTATGAGGACAAAGATACCGATGTCTCCTGCTAGTAGAACTCAGGCTAGCTCATCTACTTTTAGCTCTTTCAGCGGATCTGATAATGAGGTATCTTATTGATCTTACTTTGTATTATGATTGTTTATCTGATTAATCATTGCAGAATACTAATCAAGTATGTTGATCCTTTTATGTTAGCCTGCCAGGATGGGAACATATGAACATAGGTCTTTCAATATTGTTTCGAAGAGTGAGTCCCTTGAAACCACAAAACTGGAAGGATCAAAGCTTTATAATCGGCTGCAGGGATCTGACGTTAGTCGTAGTGAACCTCTTCGATCTACTCTTCCTAAACAGAACAGCTCATATTCAGTGAAGAAAGGCTTAACCTTTAAAGAGTTACTAGATGGTCAGAACGGGAAGGAAACTGATTGCCAAGATATGATAGTTGAGAAGACCCTTTATGTGGATACTGTGCAAGTCGTTAAATCACCAAATGGATATTCGCCTTCATCATTTAGTAAACCGCAGTCCAACTCCAATGGGTCGCTGGAATCAGATATGCTTGCTGATGAATCACCACACAGTTTGAAAACAAAAGCACAAACAAGCTATTGGAAAGATCCTGAATATAATGCAGAAGTGGATGCTGATCAAGATCTGAAAGCTTCTGATAGCAAGCTATTTGAACGCCCTGCAGCCCCTCCATTGCCAAAATCACCATCAGACTCATGGCTAGTGCGTACATTGCCTTCTGTGTCTTCCAAAAGCACGCCTACGCGGTGGAACCCTCATAGCCCATCTCCCAGCATATCTGCCAGTGACCGGAGTACTGACAAAGACAATGAGTTACCATCTCCTCAGGTaagtaatcttttttttttttttgctgtttACTTTTCTACTAGATGGATCTGTGAACTAATtgcatattattttttttccaattatcTCAGGGACCATTGGATCCTATACCAGAAAGTTAGATGAGTGGATCTGCTGTTTCAAATTGTTTCTTCTGTGCATATGTTTTGGCTGGGAAGTTCATCAAATCAAATGACTTGGTGATCATAGAATTAGTTGTTCTTTATGGATATTATACTCTCGTTTTGGTGggcatatatgatttttttccCCCCCCCATTTGtagttaaaaggtgaagaataAAGAAATGTACATTGTGGAGTTTCTTACAAATAAAATGGAATGTACATTGTAGAGTTTCTTACAATATAAAAGGAGTTCTGGCTATCTTGTCTTGTCTCTAAATCTTCTGTACTGGCAGATTTATGTAGAttttaaacaaaacttaaaCTGAGCTAATCTGAGTAGACTTTAGCTGACCCAGACTGAACCTATGGGAACTAAAATAAACCAGACATACATACATTGATGAGAATATATGTGGATTCACCCAAAATGAGCTTAAACCAACCAAAACTATCAGTAAAGAGTTACTAATTTCAATTGCAATCAAATTGACCAGAACCAATTCAAACCTTTACACCCTGCAAAAAGTTTGGTCAATTTCTGAGATGAACCTTCTTGTTATCAACAGTTACAATTTCTTAACCTTTGTAGCTTCCCTTCAATAACGTGATCCACTCAAAGCAAAAAAAGCAAATATAAGTAGAGATGAATTTTACATTTGATGCAGTAGCATCACATGTTTATGAGACTTGTTTAGAGGTTATATTGCTATTTGATTCGAAAAACATGGTCTTGTTATCCCTGAATGTATAAATAGATAAGATGGAACCAGCCTTAAATGTGCATAGCCATGCCAATATGTTTAAAGCATTGGACATGTTGAATGCAGATTATTGTTCTCTTAGAACTAGTATTGCAAAATAGTTAACCACCAATTGTAATTTCCAACAATATTATGTAACACATGGTGATATATGGAATGACTAAAATTGTACACATAAATAGTTATTTAAGTCTAACGGGTgttcatcggttcggttttcggttattCGGTCTATTTGGTTCAGGTTTTTTcaggtttttatttatttttatttttcaaaaccaaaacctaattcaaaatagaaaaaccaaaccgtAAACCAAATAAGAATTCAGTTCGGTTTTagtttaaaaccgaaaaaaccaaatatgcaATACACAAATTCACCATTTTTTCCCCCAAGTTGTGTTCAACCAAAATAGGttcataatttcaatttttacCAAAGTAGTAAATTTAGGCTACAAGCACAATATGGATAAATAAGTAACATAACTGAAATGGCTAAACTCTTATTtgttatcattattaaaaattctTCATCAAGTTCTTCATTGTTTGTCAATtgaatttttctaattttagaaaaaagatactaataaacaaatagacataaaaagtaaaaaatacattaataattatccatacaaaaaaatgtattaaaagttttttataatacaaaatagtaatataagttattcgtttttttttgtttaaccaaattcattatcGCACATCCATAACTAAACCAAAAACCAAGTATATAATTCGGTTTCGGttacaaaccaaacccaaaaccaaattcaaaaatgatttggtttttttcggttttttaaacggttcggtttaCAGTTTAACCGGGTAAAACCTAAACCGCGAACATCCCTACTTTGAAGTCTAAATTTACTACTttgatgaaaattgaaattatgaaCCTAATTTGGTTGAAcacaaattagaaaaaaaatggtgagtttgtgttttttatatttggttttttcggttttaaactgaaaccaaaaccgaattctaatttggttttcaaTTTAGTTTTCTATTTGGAATTaggtttcggttcggttttaaatgatacaaataaaaaaaccaaaaaatccaAACCAAATATACCGAATAGCCAAAAACCGAATCGATGAACACCCTTAACTTCAAGcacaatataaataagtaacatAACTGAAACAACTAAACTTTTGtttgtcatcattattaaaatCCTTCATTAAGTTTTTCATTGTTTGTCAATTGAATTTTTCTAATTT
The sequence above is drawn from the Erigeron canadensis isolate Cc75 chromosome 4, C_canadensis_v1, whole genome shotgun sequence genome and encodes:
- the LOC122595812 gene encoding uncharacterized protein LOC122595812, with product MENNQLNIGRPLLSVRRVPASPKNEYKRNENRVPVRPMMESCLSNLNVDPMMNTGSVPFGWEHSPGKPKNNNKQVQKKEDSPGLPKLPPGWFFKPKKKELDISVPTLTRFESVASVSKQSSDSMNDHGDEDNDADDESETFMDALDTLSRGETSFYNCSVSGVSGTGSEVKPSGIRPDDPKLREFMMGRFIPAAKAMVTDVPQHTFKKPVVKEMPREVKKLVNVDSEKQQQQLRYGPNFLEDVAHDKEKVDSDSDSDYHEHGNHSFKFCGLIPSFRSSNPVHGMCMRTKIPMSPASRTQASSSTFSSFSGSDNEPARMGTYEHRSFNIVSKSESLETTKLEGSKLYNRLQGSDVSRSEPLRSTLPKQNSSYSVKKGLTFKELLDGQNGKETDCQDMIVEKTLYVDTVQVVKSPNGYSPSSFSKPQSNSNGSLESDMLADESPHSLKTKAQTSYWKDPEYNAEVDADQDLKASDSKLFERPAAPPLPKSPSDSWLVRTLPSVSSKSTPTRWNPHSPSPSISASDRSTDKDNELPSPQGPLDPIPES